The genomic window TTGGTGCCGGCGCGAGGGAACGAGCGGCTGGTCTGACAAAGATCTGGAGCCGGCATCTCGGACGCGTTGTCCGGCCGGACGCATCGCTGCTCGAGGAGGGGATCGGCTCGTTGGACCTGATCAGAATCCTGCCGGATACCCGAAGCTATCTGGGCAGGCACCTGACGCTCCTGGATCTGATAAGTGCCGACTCCGCCGAACAGCTGGCCGCCAGTGCGGCCACGAGCGACGCATGGATGGATTCGGGCACCGCCGACGAGATCGGCCGCACCCTCGCCGCGTTGCGCCCACACGTCCCCGCGCCCAGACGCGCATCGAAATCCACCGGGCGGAAAGCAATCGTCGTGCTTGGAGCTTCGGGAATTCTTGGCACCGGTTTCGGGCAGGCAGTTTTGGACCTCAGGCGGTCAGGAGCCTTCAGGCGTGAAGTGGTTTTGGTGACGAGGTCACCGCTTCCTGAAACCGATCCGTGGACGTCGCTGCGCGATGTCGAAGGCGTCCGAATCGAACACGTCGCACCCGAATTCGGTACGACGGACGTCGATGGGCTGTTGCGGAGCGTCGGCGCGGAAACGGTCATCAACTGCATCGGCAATACCAATGTGCTTGTGCCCTATGGCCAATTGCAGCTGGCCAACGTCGAGTTTGTTTCCATGATTGCCCAGACATGCGCAAGTCTTGGTGCGAAGTTGGTGCACCTGTCGACGTTCGTCGTCAATGCGGAGGTCAACGCTGCACGCGTCATCGACCCCCGCGCGGCGCCATATCCCTACGCGGCATCCAAGTCGCTCGCGGAGCTGGTCGTCGCCGCCACCGGCGACCTCGACTTCGCCATCGCGCGGCTGCCACGAGTGCTTGGCCGCGCAGACCAGATCCACGACTCGGCCGACATCCTGGTGTCACTCGTCGATGCGTGCACCGCGCTGCACGCCTATCCCACGGTGACGCTGACCGAGGAGGTCACCACGGGCTTGGCGGCGGCAAACGCCGTCCTGGGCCTGTTGGCAGAGTCGGCAGGCGGAGCCGAACTGGGACGCGAAATCACTGCGGTGCGCGGTGCGGTGGTGCCCTACGCCGAGTTTCTCAGCGAGTTCGCCGCGGAAGACCTCGATCCTTTCGAGTGGAAATACCGGCTGGACCAGAGCGACTGGGCGAAAAACAATCCGCGAAGGTGGTCGGTGGTTGACGGGTGGATCACCCTGGGCATGCGACTCGGGGGGCGCCCCTATGCGGAGTATCTGGCCAACTACCCGAGCATCGCCGTCGATGCCGTATCGGTCGCCGACCTCGATGCGAACCCCTACCCGCTGTCGGTGCGCGCGCTGCTCGCCCAATGCGTCGCGGTACGAGACCTATCGGCGCCGGCTACGTGACAGCTCGCGCAGCATGGCGTTGTAGGCATCGAGATCGTCGTCTGCATAACCCGAGTCGGCATGGCGGTCCGAACGCGCCGCCGCCCGGCGATCCTCACGGGCCCACTGGGCAACCAGAGCGACGACCACCAACACCACCGGCAGTTCGCTGGAACCCCAGGCGATCGCCCCACCGAGATGTTGGTCGCCGCTGAGGCTCGACAGCCACGGCAGGCCGAGGTAGCGGTAGTACAGGCCGCCGATCACTGAGGTCATCGTCATGGTCGCGATGCCGAAGAACGCATGGAAAGGCATCACCGCGAACAGCAATCCGAGCCGGCCCAGAAACGGGAGCTTGCGGGGTCCGGGGTCGATACCGATGATGCCCCAGAAGAACAGGTAGCCGACCAGCAAGAAGTGCGTGCTCATCAGCTCGTGGCCCCAGTGGTAGCGGACCAGGGTGTCAAAGAGCGGGGTGAAGTACACCAGGTAAAGCGAGGCCACAAATAGCACGAAGGCCGTGATGGGATGTGCGAGGAAGGCCGTCACCTTCGAATGCACCAGCCACAGCAACCATTCTCGCAAGCCGGGCGGTTGGCCTTGGCCGGCCGGCGGCAGAGCGCGCAATGCCAGGGTCACCGGCCCCCCGAGCACCAGCAACGCCGGCACGAACATGTTCAACGTCATGTGTTCGGCCATGTGCACGCTGAACATCGCCGATCCGTAGGCCCTTACCCCGGAGCCGCTGGTGAAGACCAAGACCAGGCATCCCGCCAGCCAGGCGACCAAGCGTCCGACCGGCCAATGGTCTCCGCGTCGGCGCAGGCGGAGAAACCCGAGCCCGTAGGCCACAGCCAAGGTCACCGCGCCCGTGCCGAGGAAGGTGTCGAACCGCCAAAAGGTCAAGATCATCAGCACATTCGGCGGTCCCGGCAGCGTATAGCCGAGGAAAACGTCCCATGTCGTAAACCGATGCGTAAGCAGTCGCGGCGCGGTCTGCGTCGCCATGGACGAAATCAGCGCGACAACCCCGATCATGCACACCGCTTGGATACTGTTGCGGGAAAAGGAGTTCGGCATCGTACGAGCACGCGCGCTCCCCAGTGCTGCGAGATCGGCGAGCCACACCAGGACCAGCACGACGGCAGCGGCGATGCCTGCACGACCGTAGCCCGTCCCGGCGAGGTCCCCAGGATTCGTCAGCGTCAGCAGCAGCAGTGCGCCATAACCGAGACTGACTGCTCCGCAGACTGTTTCAATGGTCAGCACGCGTCGCGCAAGGGCGCCGGCGGGCGGACTGACCACCGCGGCTGCTTTGATTCCCGTCAACGCTGCGACGGCGACGACGAACACGATGGCTGCACTCGTCGCATAGTCGTGGTCGGGCCCTTGCCCGGCGTTACCGCTCACGGGCACGGCGAGCACTCCGATCACGGCCGGCAACAACAGCATGAATTGCGGGACCCAACGGACGGAGATCCGAACGCCGACCGCAACGACGAGGGCCGCAACGGTGACAACGATCCAGGCCCTCGACATCTCGGACGCAAGAATCGCGTCGCCTAACGCAGCACCGGCGAGTAGCCGCGGCGCCGCAACGCCGGCATTGCTGGCCGCCTGAACGACCACCATTACTGCCGCCGCAACCGCCCAGATCACCGACAAGCGCTCGATTATCAAGTGAATGCGGAACGCACGTTCATCGATGACGCCGTGGGTGTTGGGGCACGCGGTGACCACCATGTGGAGCAGTCCACCGAAGCAGACTGCCGCGGCCAAGGTTGCGATGAAGTAGCCGAGCGGCTCGGCCGCCGCGATTGCGGCTCCCGGATACGCCTCGCCGCTAGCCAGGTACCGACGGTCGCCACCTGTGAGCGCATAGCAGCACAGACCGATCAGCGCGGTCAGACAGCCCGCAGCTAACGACTGCCAGGGCCAACGTCGGTCCGCCGGATCCGACGGACCTGTCTGGCTCGACTGCACTGTCGCCGCGACCTTTCGCCCAAAAGCTGGTGTGATACCGCCAGTCTACGATCCGTCGTCGTAGACGAGCCGTGTCCCCGGAACTTTTGACCGATCGGTACCGACTAATGCACATGGACCACCATGTCTGTCCGGCCGGCTCAGCGAAACCACCCGATGCGGGGGACAACGTTGGCGTCCCTGAGCGGATCCACTACCGGTGATCCACAACACCGTCCTGCGGTGGATCGTTACGGTGCTGTTCGTATTGAGCGCCGCAAAATGTCTGTTCGCGGTCGCCACCGGCCCTCGTGCATGGACACCAACTGTGCGCGAAGTGCTGCACCTCGTCATGTCGGTCGCGATGGTGATTATGGTCTGGCCCTGGGGCATGACGCTACCCACGGCCGCTCCCCTGGTGTTCTTTCTGCTTGCCGCCGCCTGGTTCGCAGCGACCGCCGTCAAGGTCGCCCATCACCGCAGCCTCGACAGCTACCACGCCCTGATGATGTTGGCGATGGCGTGGATGTATGCCTTGATGAACGGCACTTTGCTTCCCGGTCAAACCGGCACACCCAACGGCTCGGACAATGTCAAACCGCCGCACGCAAGCATGCCGGACATGAGCATGCCCGGGATGGACATGCCCGATATGCCCGCCGCGTCGTCGAGCAATGGGCATCCCGCGTCGATCGACGCAGTGAACTGGCTTTGCGCAATAGGCTTCGGGGTCGCCGCCGCCTGGTGGGTCTATCGATACCTCGCTATGCGGAAAACGGAGCCGACATCGTCCTTCTATCGATTGACCGGGTCGGTAACCCAGGCGATGATGGCAGCTGGCATGGCCATCATGTTTGCCATGATTTTGTAATGACCCGCTAAGCCGTGGATCCGTCGGTCGGCCATAAATGGCCGCGCCGCCGTCCGCGGGATGCGTTGTGCGGCAACACGATATCGGGTTCGTTCTCGATCCCGTCCGATGTCGGCCGGGATGTCGGATGACGCCGCCAGACGAGGACCGCCATGGCGGCCCCGACCGCCACCGGGACATGGGTCAGCAACCGAACGATCGTGACGTTGCCCGAGAGCTCATCAACGATCACGTAACCTGTCAGAACACCGACGAATACCGTGAGAACGCCTGCGAGGCCTGCCGCGGCACCCGGCCACAGTGCCGCGCCCACCATCATCACACCGAGTGCAACCGACCACGATGTGGACTCGTTGAGCAGGTGGTGCCCGGAATTAGCGTGGTCGTGCGCCAATCCGACACTCAGCCCAAGCCCCTGCACTATCGCCAGCGCAACCTGCGCGATACCCGCGCACACCAGGGCCCAACGCGGCCAGGTCAGCTTGGGTGGTCGCTTCGTCATCACTCCCCCGATCGCAAAAGGACGCGGGCGCGCCAGATCCGGCCGAGACCGCGCCAGCCGGCGCAGACCGTGCGCATCCGTGGCCACGTGGTCAAACCAATTTTGGCACTCGGCACACCCGAGGACGTGCTCGTCGACTCGGGCAGAGGGCACCGGTTCTCGTTCGCCATCGAGTCGTGCCGACAACGCTTCACGGGCTAGCTCACAATCCACGCCCATATAATCGCGCAATTGCTTCGAACGTTCCCTTTTAGTTCCCAAAGCGCCGTGCGGAATCGGATCATGTGCGCCATGCTGACGGCCTCGTGTCCAGGTGGACGGCACGAGAAGCTCAAATCCCCGACCGTGAACGTCGGCGGCCGCGACGTTGGCAGCCCCCCAGCGCCCAAATCATGCCTCCGGCATCGCTTTAGCGCTTCTTGACCAGTCCACCCGGTGGACTTTCGTCGACGCCGCTGAGGATCAGCTCGCGCACAGCGGGACGCGGTCCGTACGGTCGCAGCATGGTGCTGGCCGGCCGCGGACGCACGTGCTGCGGCCACCAGAACCAGCGCCCGAGCAAGGTGGCCAGCGACGGTGTCATGAACGACCGCACGATCAGGGTGTCGAACAACAGGCCCAGCGCGATCGTCGTACCCACCTGTGCCATCACCCGCAGCGGGCTGAAGGCGAACGTGGCCATGGTGGCGGCGAACACCAGCCCGGCGGCGGTCACCACCGAGCCCGAACCGGCCATCGCGCGGATCGTCCCCGTCTTGAGCCCGGCGTGGATTTCCTCCTTGAACCGCGATATCAGCAGCAGGTTGTAGTCCGAGCCGACCGCCAGCAGCAGGATGACCGCCATCGCCAGCACCATCCAGTGCAACTTGATCCCCAAGATGTACTGCCACAGGAGCACGGAGAGCCCGAACGAGGCGCCGAGCGACAGCAACACCGTACCGACGATCACACAGGCCGCGACGACGCTTCGAGTGATCACCAACATGATGACGAAAATCAGTGTGGCCGCGGCAATTCCGGCGATCAGCAGGTCGATGTTGGAGCCGTCGTGCATATCCTTGTACGTCGCAGCGGTACCGCCGAGGTAGACGTTGGCGCCCTCCCAGGGCGTACCCTTGATCGCCTCGTGCACGGCCTGCTTGATCGGCTCGATATGGCTGACGCCTTCGGGAGTCGCCGGGTCGCCCTCATGCGAGATGATCAACCGGACCGCATGCCCGTCCGGGGAGATGAACTGTTTGAGACCCCGGGCGAAATCCGGGCTCTTGAACGCCTCCGGCGGAAGGTAGAACGTGTCGTCGTTCTTCGATTTGTCGAAGGCATCGCCCTGCGCGGTGGCGTTGTCGGCCTGCGCTTTCGCCTGGTCGTTGAGACCCTTGGTGGTCGCGTAGTTCGACATGATGGTGTCGAGGTTGCGCTGCTGGCTCTCGATCTGCGGGGGTATCAACGCGACCAGCTTGGGCTGGATCTGGTCCAGCTTGTCGAGATTCGCGCTGAGGTTCACGATGTTCTCGGCGATCTGGTCGATGCCGTCGAGTGCGTTGAAGATCGATCGGAGTGCCCAGCAGACCGGGATGTCGTAGCAGTGCTTCTCCCAGTAGAAGTAGCTGCGGATCGGCCGCAGGAAGTCATCGAAGTTGGCGATTTGATCGCGCAACGACTCGGTGATCTTCACGGTTTCCTTGGTGAGCCTGGTGGTTTCGTGCGTGGTGTTGCTGAGGTCTTGGGTGACCTGCATCTGCTCACGCAGCGTCGCCATCGTCTTCGTCAGCTCGGCCGCCTGTTTCAGTAGGTTGTTCGCTTGCTCGTCCTGATAGTGCTCGGTCTGGATTCGGCCCGCGGCCTGTGCGCCCATCTGAAAGCCGAGGGTGCTGTGGTCGAGCGGCGTGCCCAACGGCCGGGTGATGGTCTGCACTCGACCGATGCCGGGGATGTGGAAGACCGCCTTGGCGACCTTGTCCAGGACGATGAAGTCGGCCGGGTTGCGCAGGTCGTGATCCGTCTCGATCATCAACAGCTCGGGATTGAGCCGAGCCTGGTTGAAGTGCCGGTCGGCAGCCGCATAACCGACGTTGGCCGGGGTGTCGGCCGGCAGGAAGTGGCGGGTGTCGTAATCCGTCTTGTAGCCGGGCAAAGCGAGCAGGCCGACCAGCGCGGCGGCGATCGTCACCGCGAGAACCGGTGCGGGCCAGCGGACGATGGCGGTGCCGATGCGTCGCCAGCCCCGAGTCTGCAGCTGTCGCTTGGGGTCCAGCAGCTTGAAGAACGATGCCACGGTGAGGATCGCCGGGGCCAGGGTCAAGGCCGCGAGCACCGCGACCAGCATGCCGACGGCGCAGGGGACGCCGAGTGACGAAAAATACGGCAACCGGCAGAAGCTCAGGCAGTACATCGCGCCGGCGATGGTGAGCCCCGAACCCAGCACGACATGGGCCGTGCTGTGGAACATCGTGTAGAACGCTTTGACGCGGTCTTCGCCGAGACCGCGGGCCTCGTGGTAACGGCCGACCACAAAGATCGCGTAGTCCGTTCCGGCGGCGATCGCCATCAGCACGAGCATGTTGTTGGCGAACGTCGAAAGGCCCATGATCCCGTAGTTTCCGAGCGTCGCAACGACACCGCGGGCCGCGGCCAACTCGATGAAGACCATGAGCAGCATGATCAGCATGGTGATCACCGACCGGTAGACGAACAGCAGCATCACGATGATCACCAGGAAAGTGACCATGGTGACCTTTGCGACGCCCTTCTCACCCGCGTGGGACTGATCGGCAAACAGCGGACCCGCCCCGGTGACGTAAGCCTTGATTCCGGGCGGCGCCGGCACCGATTCGACGATTTTGCGGACGGCGTCCGTAGATTCGCCGGATTTGGCGCTGCCCATGTTGCCGGCGAGGTAGACCTGGACGTACGCGGCCTTCTGGTCGTGGCTCTGGGAGCCGGCCGCGGTCAGCGGATCACTCCAGAAATCCTGGATGTGCTGAACGTGTTTCTTGTCCTGCTCGAGTCGCTTGACGATCTCGTCGTAGTAGCGATGCGCCTCGGCCCCCAGGGGCTTGTCGCCCTCCAGCAGAATCATTGCCGAACTGTCGGTATCGAACTCCTTGAACGTCGATCCGACATGCATCATCGACTGGAACGACACCGCGTCCCTGGGACTCTGCGACACCGACTGCCTCTTGGAGACGACCTCCAGCTGCGGAGAGATGGTGTTGGTGACGAAGACGACGCCCAGCCACACCACAACGATCGGCAACGCGAGCCGGTGGATCATCCGCGGCAGGAACGGCGGGATCAGCGGCTGATCAACGCGCGGCGCAACCTCGGTGGGCTCGCTCATGCGGACTTGTCCAGGCAGTAGACGAAGGCATTGACGTTCTCGTTGGAGGGCGATTGATTAGCACCCTTGATCACCGCACCGCGCCCGTCGTGGTTGTCCACGACGAAGTGGCAGGCGATCCAACTGCCGTCTCCTTGCGCTACCAGGTTTGCCGGGATGCCGGGCTTCGTCGACTTCAATACTGTGCTCCAGGGCAAGGGGACGTTGAGGGCCTGCTGCGGATGGGAGTTCTCGTCGAGGTAGTTGATGGTCGCCGTGCTGCCCGGCGAGCCCCAGACCTCGAGCGTGATCGTCTTGGCGTTGAACTGGTCGAGCACGTCGCCGTTTACGCCACCGCCGAACGAACCCGCGTGGACGCCGAAGATGCCGTGCAGCCGGTAAACCATGAAACCCGATAGGGCGACGACGGCGGCAATGGTGAGGACGAGCCAGAACCGGCTGAACAGCCCTTTTTTCTTGGCGCGCTCCGGACGGGGTTTTTCCGCGCTGCTCGGGGGACCCTGGGACGCTAGCGATTCTTTCCATGGCTCGGTGGTCGTCATGGGCGCTTTCCTAACCAGGGGTGAAGGCTTCTCAACCAGTTAGCTCGGAGATAATCTTAGCCACTCTAAACTACGGCGAGATGATCTCGGGCTTCTCCCGCCGTCGGCAGCAGCCGCGCGTCGGTGCCCGCAGCGACGGCGCGCCGGGCGTGGACGCGGTTGTCATTGGCGAGACTCGTTCGGAAGTGTTGGGCGGCAGTGTGTTTGGCGTCGTGGCAGGTCTGGTCGATGACGGTGTCGCCGCCATGGGCGTTGGTGGGCGCGGACGGTATCGAACCGCCGACCGCTGGTGTGTAAAACCAGAGCTCTACCACTGAGCTACGCGCCCCTGAAACCAAACGGACCCGCAGGAGGTTACCTGGCGCGGGCCTGGCGCCCCAAACTCTCAGACCTGCAACGTCGCCAACGCGTCGGTCCACAATCTCTGATCGCGCGCCTCCCCGGGCTCCTTCAACTCCGCGAACCGAATGATCCCGGCCCGGTCGACGACGAACGTGCCGCGATCGGGATAGCCGGCCTTGTCATTGAACACGCCGTAGGCCGCACTGACCTCGCCGTGCGGCCAGAAGTCCGACAGCACGGGAAAGGTGAAGCCGCTTTCGATCGCCCAGACCTTGTGCGTGGGCGGCGGCCCCACCGAGATCGCGAGCACGGCACTGTCGTCATTCTCGAATTCGGGGAGGTGATCGCGCAACCGGTCCAGCTCGCCCTGACAGATTCTGGTGAATGCCAGCGGGAAGAACACCAGCAGCACGTTCTTGGCACCGCGGTAGCCACTCAGCGTGACCGACTGCTGGTTCTGATCGCGCAGGGTGAAATCCGGGGCCGGGGTGCCAACCGGGAGCATCAACGCTTCCCGGTGCGGGACTTCGGTTGCACCAGGCGGCTGGCGCTCCAGTCACCGAGGTTGACCGACGAGGTCGGCATCAGACCCGCCGTGGGCGCCGCCTCGGCGATCTCGGCGGGCAGCACGTGACCGGGCTTGCCGGTCTTGGGGGTCAGCACCCAGATGACGCCGTCTTCGGCCAGCGGGCTGATCGCGTCCATCAGGGTGTCGACCAGGTCGCCGTCGCCGTCTCGCCACCACAGCAACGCGACGTCCACGACCTCGTCGGTGTCTTCGTCGAGCAACTCGCCGCCACAGGCGTCCTCCACCGCGGCGCGAATATCGTCGTCGACGTCTTCGTCCCAGCCCCACTCCTGGACAACTTGGTCTCGTTGCACGCCCAGCTTGCGAGCGAAGTTCGAGGCGTCATCCGCCGCGACCACCGTAGGGCCTCCTTCTACCGTCTGGGACGTGCGATTGGGAATTATCGTCGCACAGCCAGGCGCCGTGCCATACTCCGCCTCAAAAGGAAGCCAGGCAGAGTTTCAGCGCCGCGGTCTTTGTCTTGTTGAGCCGGTCCACCCGCTTGTTGAATTCCCCCGTCGGCGCGTGGGTGCCGATCGCGTTCGCCACGTCGTGCGCGGAGTCGACATAGGCGTTGAACGCGTCCTTCAGCTGCGACGACAGCGCATCGTTGAAGCTGTTGCTCACCTGCGAGGCGCTGTCGTTCAGGGCATCGATGGCCGGCCCCTCGGTTGGGCCGGTGTTGCGGCCCGCATTGAACGCCCCGACAAAGATGTTCACCTTGTCGATCGCGTCCTTACTGGAGGTGGCGAGCGAGTCGCAGGCCGTGTGCACCGCCTTGGTCGTCAGCGATTGCTGGCGCTGGGATTCGCGGATGCTGGAGGTCGCCGACGAGGCCGACACCGACGCGGAGACCGATTGCCGGTAGGCGGGCGCCACCTTGGTGTCGGGGCTGGCCGTCCCGTTCGTGACGGTCGTACAGCCCACGACGCCCATCAGCGCCGCCGCGACGCAGCCGATCGCCAACAGGCCTCGCCTCGGGAACGTCCCGAGGCTCGCAGGAAAAGCACGCCATCCGGTGGGCACGGTTGCTGACGTTACCGGGTCGACCCGCCGGTGGCCGTGCACGCGCCGCGTTGTCGGCCGCGGGTCAACCTTCGCCGGGGATCGGGCCGCGGTTACCGCTCCCGGCGGCGGTACGGCACGATAGTGACGAACGGGCATGCAGTAGTTCCGCCGACAACAGGAGTAGTGCGGTGACGACCGAGTTCGCACGCCATGATCTGGCGAAAACCCCAAGCAACGGAAGCGAACCCGACCGGGTTCGGGTGATTCGCGAAGGTGTGGCGTCATACCTCCCCGACATCGACCCCGAAGAGACCTCGGAGTGGTTGGAGTCCTTCGACGAGTTGCTCGAGCGCTCGGGGCCGTCGCGGGCCCGATATCTGATGCTGCGGTTGCTGGAACGGGCCGGCGAGCAGCGCATCGCGATCCCGGCGCTGACGTCCACCGACTATGTGAACACCATCCCGACCGAGCTCGAGCCGTGGTTCCCCGGCGACGAGGATGTCGAGCGGCGCTTCCGCGCCTGGATCCGATGGAACGCCGCGATCATGGTGCATCGCGCCCAGCGCCCGGGAGTCGGCGTGGGCGGCCACATTTCGACGTATGCCTCGTCGGCGGCGCTGTACGAGGTCGGCTTCAATCACTTCTTCCGCGGCAATTCGCATCCCGGCGGCGGCGACCAGGTGTTCATCCAGGGCCACGCCTCCCCCGGCATTTACGCGCGCGCCTTCCTGGAAGGCCGCCTGACCGAGGACCGGATGGACGGCTTCCGCCAGGAGCACAGCCACCCCGGCGGCGGATTGCCGTCCTATCCGCACCCCCGGCTGATGCCCGACTTCTGGGAGTTCCCCACGGTGTCGATGGGGCTCGGCCCGATGAACGCCATCTATCAGGCCCGTTTCAACCACTACCTGCACGACCGCGGCATCAAGGACACCTCCGATCAGCACGTGTGGGCGTTTCTCGGCGACGGCGAGATGGACGAGCCGGAAAGCCGCGGCCTGATCCAGGTGGCCGCCAACGAGGGGCTGGACAACCTGACCTTCGTCATCAACTGCAACCTGCAGCGCCTCGACGGCCCGGTGCGCGGCAACGGCAAGATCATCCAGGAGCTGGAGTCGTTCTTCCGGGGCGCCGGCTGGAACGTCATCAAGGTGGTGTGGGGTCGCGAGTGGGACGCGCTGCTGCACGCCGACCGCGACGGTGCACTGGTCAACCTGATGAACACCACGCCCGACGGCGACTACCAGACCTACAAGGCCAACGACGGCGCGTACGTGCGCGACCACTTCTTCGGCCGCGACCCGCGGACCAAGGCGCTCGTTGCCGACATGAGCGATTCGGAGATCTGGAACCTCAAGCGCGGCGGGCACGACTACCGCAAGGTGTACGCCGCGTACCGGGCCGCGGTCGACCACCGGGGCCAGCCCACGGTGATCCTGGCCAAGACCATCAAGGGGTACTCGCTGGGCGCGCACTTCCAGGGACGCAACGCCACGCACCAGATGAAAAAGCTTGCGCTGCAAGATCTCAAGGACTTCCGCGACGCCATCCGGATCCCGATCACCGACGCCCAGCTGGAAGAGGACCCCTACCTGCCGCCCTACTACCACCCCGGTCCCGACGCCCCCGAGATCCGGTACATGCTGGACCGCCGCCGCACGCTGGGCGGCTTTGTGCCCGAGCGCCGGACCAAGGCCAAGGCCCTCAAGCAGCCCAGCCGCGACATCTATGCCCCGCTGAAGAAGGGGTCGGGTCATCAGGAGGTCGCCACCACGATGGCGATCGTGCGCACCTTCAAGGAAGTGTTGCGGGACAAGGAGATCGGCCCACGCATCGTGCCGATCATTCCCGACGAGGCCCGCACCTTCGGCATGGACTCCTGGTTCCCGTCGCTGAAGATCTACAACCGGCTCGGCCAGCTGTACACCGCCGTGGACGCCGATTTGATGTTGGCGTACAAGGAAAGTGAGATCGGCCAGATCCTGCACGAGGGCATCAACGAGGCCGGTTCGACGGCGTCGTTCACCGCGGCCGGCACGTCATACGCCACGCACAACGAGCCGATGATCCCGATCTACATCTTCTATTCGATGTTCGGGTTCCAGCGCACCGGCGACGGCTTGTGGGCCGCGGCCGACCAGATGGCGCGCGGCTTCGTGCTGGGCGCCACGGCGGGGCGCACCACCCTGACCGGTGAGGGCCTGCAGCACGCCGACGGGCACTCGCTGCTGCTGGCCGCCACCAATCCGGCGGTAATCGCCTACGATCCGGCGTTCGCCTTCGAGATCGCCTACATCGTCGAGAGCGGGCTAGCCCGGATGTTCGGGCAGGACCCGGAGAACGTGTACTTCTACATCACCGTCTACAACGAGCCCTACGTGCAGCCGCCGGAGCCGGAGAACTTCGATCCCGAGGGCGTGCTGCGCGGCATCTATCGCTACCACGCGGCCACCGAGCAGCGCTCCAACAAGGCCCAGCTCCTGGCCTCCGGGGTGGCGATGCCCTCGGCACTCAAAGCCGCCGAGCTGCTGGCCGCCGAGTGGGACGTCGCCGCCGACGTGTGGTCGGTAA from Mycobacterium shigaense includes these protein-coding regions:
- a CDS encoding MMPL/RND family transporter, which translates into the protein MSEPTEVAPRVDQPLIPPFLPRMIHRLALPIVVVWLGVVFVTNTISPQLEVVSKRQSVSQSPRDAVSFQSMMHVGSTFKEFDTDSSAMILLEGDKPLGAEAHRYYDEIVKRLEQDKKHVQHIQDFWSDPLTAAGSQSHDQKAAYVQVYLAGNMGSAKSGESTDAVRKIVESVPAPPGIKAYVTGAGPLFADQSHAGEKGVAKVTMVTFLVIIVMLLFVYRSVITMLIMLLMVFIELAAARGVVATLGNYGIMGLSTFANNMLVLMAIAAGTDYAIFVVGRYHEARGLGEDRVKAFYTMFHSTAHVVLGSGLTIAGAMYCLSFCRLPYFSSLGVPCAVGMLVAVLAALTLAPAILTVASFFKLLDPKRQLQTRGWRRIGTAIVRWPAPVLAVTIAAALVGLLALPGYKTDYDTRHFLPADTPANVGYAAADRHFNQARLNPELLMIETDHDLRNPADFIVLDKVAKAVFHIPGIGRVQTITRPLGTPLDHSTLGFQMGAQAAGRIQTEHYQDEQANNLLKQAAELTKTMATLREQMQVTQDLSNTTHETTRLTKETVKITESLRDQIANFDDFLRPIRSYFYWEKHCYDIPVCWALRSIFNALDGIDQIAENIVNLSANLDKLDQIQPKLVALIPPQIESQQRNLDTIMSNYATTKGLNDQAKAQADNATAQGDAFDKSKNDDTFYLPPEAFKSPDFARGLKQFISPDGHAVRLIISHEGDPATPEGVSHIEPIKQAVHEAIKGTPWEGANVYLGGTAATYKDMHDGSNIDLLIAGIAAATLIFVIMLVITRSVVAACVIVGTVLLSLGASFGLSVLLWQYILGIKLHWMVLAMAVILLLAVGSDYNLLLISRFKEEIHAGLKTGTIRAMAGSGSVVTAAGLVFAATMATFAFSPLRVMAQVGTTIALGLLFDTLIVRSFMTPSLATLLGRWFWWPQHVRPRPASTMLRPYGPRPAVRELILSGVDESPPGGLVKKR
- a CDS encoding peroxiredoxin, whose protein sequence is MLPVGTPAPDFTLRDQNQQSVTLSGYRGAKNVLLVFFPLAFTRICQGELDRLRDHLPEFENDDSAVLAISVGPPPTHKVWAIESGFTFPVLSDFWPHGEVSAAYGVFNDKAGYPDRGTFVVDRAGIIRFAELKEPGEARDQRLWTDALATLQV
- a CDS encoding DUF3052 domain-containing protein — encoded protein: MVAADDASNFARKLGVQRDQVVQEWGWDEDVDDDIRAAVEDACGGELLDEDTDEVVDVALLWWRDGDGDLVDTLMDAISPLAEDGVIWVLTPKTGKPGHVLPAEIAEAAPTAGLMPTSSVNLGDWSASRLVQPKSRTGKR
- a CDS encoding cytochrome c oxidase assembly protein, with protein sequence MVVTACPNTHGVIDERAFRIHLIIERLSVIWAVAAAVMVVVQAASNAGVAAPRLLAGAALGDAILASEMSRAWIVVTVAALVVAVGVRISVRWVPQFMLLLPAVIGVLAVPVSGNAGQGPDHDYATSAAIVFVVAVAALTGIKAAAVVSPPAGALARRVLTIETVCGAVSLGYGALLLLTLTNPGDLAGTGYGRAGIAAAVVLVLVWLADLAALGSARARTMPNSFSRNSIQAVCMIGVVALISSMATQTAPRLLTHRFTTWDVFLGYTLPGPPNVLMILTFWRFDTFLGTGAVTLAVAYGLGFLRLRRRGDHWPVGRLVAWLAGCLVLVFTSGSGVRAYGSAMFSVHMAEHMTLNMFVPALLVLGGPVTLALRALPPAGQGQPPGLREWLLWLVHSKVTAFLAHPITAFVLFVASLYLVYFTPLFDTLVRYHWGHELMSTHFLLVGYLFFWGIIGIDPGPRKLPFLGRLGLLFAVMPFHAFFGIATMTMTSVIGGLYYRYLGLPWLSSLSGDQHLGGAIAWGSSELPVVLVVVALVAQWAREDRRAAARSDRHADSGYADDDLDAYNAMLRELSRSRRR
- a CDS encoding DUF5134 domain-containing protein; the encoded protein is MIHNTVLRWIVTVLFVLSAAKCLFAVATGPRAWTPTVREVLHLVMSVAMVIMVWPWGMTLPTAAPLVFFLLAAAWFAATAVKVAHHRSLDSYHALMMLAMAWMYALMNGTLLPGQTGTPNGSDNVKPPHASMPDMSMPGMDMPDMPAASSSNGHPASIDAVNWLCAIGFGVAAAWWVYRYLAMRKTEPTSSFYRLTGSVTQAMMAAGMAIMFAMIL
- a CDS encoding zf-HC2 domain-containing protein gives rise to the protein MDCELAREALSARLDGEREPVPSARVDEHVLGCAECQNWFDHVATDAHGLRRLARSRPDLARPRPFAIGGVMTKRPPKLTWPRWALVCAGIAQVALAIVQGLGLSVGLAHDHANSGHHLLNESTSWSVALGVMMVGAALWPGAAAGLAGVLTVFVGVLTGYVIVDELSGNVTIVRLLTHVPVAVGAAMAVLVWRRHPTSRPTSDGIENEPDIVLPHNASRGRRRGHLWPTDGSTA
- a CDS encoding MmpS family transport accessory protein; protein product: MTTTEPWKESLASQGPPSSAEKPRPERAKKKGLFSRFWLVLTIAAVVALSGFMVYRLHGIFGVHAGSFGGGVNGDVLDQFNAKTITLEVWGSPGSTATINYLDENSHPQQALNVPLPWSTVLKSTKPGIPANLVAQGDGSWIACHFVVDNHDGRGAVIKGANQSPSNENVNAFVYCLDKSA